One Methanosphaera sp. WGK6 DNA window includes the following coding sequences:
- a CDS encoding C1 family peptidase, whose translation MNHKLLFVILIFILLIPITTVQATANDTINDESLNTNYDTTTHITNYENIKNNTKNLKKDTENKYYINSSVTYNGDGSEAYPWNSITQSAFNTMNNNSTVYIAKGVYTFSYITLSNDITIIGEDVENTIIDGSEGRKKNGLFYLKGNTSISNITFTNAQTAAITNLKSLTLDNVHFYNNTATYYESACIDNEGVLNIKNTLFSNVYSDFGAAIYDSNYYDSGTQVTIDNCTFINCTAKNMTSGLGGACYFRYSKVNITNSNFTGCKSGSGGVLGSSNANINMKNCEIKNNGDYNSSSLISIYNSQMTINNTLLEKNIVDTGSVYSRLSKLYIYNSQFKNNTANNSASCIYLCESSANINNTYFTNNTALTDIGGAIYVNNSNMLINNSHFTNNTALMGGAIIIHNGTGSDENFTQTPYNSTIIRTTFTNNTAQYDGGAIYDIYSNLVIKTSTFIDNTARSGGAIYTDNLKLTITGTTFTKNTATKYGGAIYANENNITLLNNIFTDNNAQYGLDVYSIYATAYNFNSKWSDDYETSVITNIIREAEIPEIIIKTINKTDTSNIPSKYDSSDYGYVTPIRDQGNDGNCWAFAALATIESNILKAINESYDFSENHVKNIMAIFSQSGWCLAPNDGGLSEMVAAYFVNWLGPVNETADAYKSNGISPILTSLLHVTNIYGIPSRNNATDNNLVKAAIMKYGAVYTGIYVTSSNANLYYYGTPYTNHAVSIVGWDDNYSKSNFATQPAGDGAFIIKNSWGTDSGYDGYYYVSYYDTSILNKAHGLKGVGSFTFMVNDTDVYDKIYQYDMSGMTDWMTINSSSTIISNEFTINDNNIIKAFGTYVPSLQYTYTAKVYVNGDIRSVKTGQFTHLGYETVKLDTPVTTVDGDEVVIELELISNNNTVYVPIAERNYTRIIVDNHKSLIDGDYYTDKVVCLKIYSITQNRTSSIKTSIIQESLDKTQIRIQILDNTGNNITSGTIIIKDENKKIINTINITQEETIINLTGLEAGEQKIIIEYNDNTYENSNTTITLTLPQINTVLQLNNIEDSILGSEIEISGLLKDTDENNIEYAQINILIEGNIITTLTDENGNFKITYTPQTSGIKLIKVDYDGTKTYTSSTTSQKTSINKIETKISMDTITAKINDVINITAKITTIDNNQINGGKVIFKINGKTLRDTMGHVIYINVENGVATLTNYTAIKDWSNYNQITAVYHGTTNYKTAQTSSLLNITKRIATVNVDDITVSNSKEILFNIKITDNNQEINEGKLVIKLDGKTLRDNDGNIMYITVKNSITNVSYTLPDKIRNGTYIITVVYTNALYDRCSSNATLIII comes from the coding sequence ATGAATCATAAACTATTATTTGTCATATTAATATTCATTCTTTTAATACCAATAACAACAGTTCAAGCAACAGCAAATGACACAATAAATGATGAATCATTAAATACAAACTATGATACAACAACTCATATCACAAATTATGAAAATATTAAAAATAATACTAAAAATTTAAAAAAAGATACTGAAAACAAATATTATATTAATAGTTCAGTAACATATAATGGTGATGGAAGCGAAGCCTATCCATGGAATTCAATTACACAATCAGCATTTAATACTATGAACAATAATAGTACTGTATATATAGCAAAAGGAGTATATACATTTAGTTACATTACTCTATCTAATGATATTACAATTATTGGTGAAGATGTAGAAAATACTATAATTGATGGAAGTGAAGGTCGTAAAAAAAATGGATTATTCTATCTTAAAGGTAATACAAGTATATCTAATATTACATTTACTAATGCACAAACTGCTGCTATTACAAACCTAAAAAGTCTTACTTTAGATAATGTACACTTCTATAATAATACTGCAACATACTATGAAAGTGCATGTATTGATAATGAAGGTGTTTTAAATATAAAAAATACATTATTTTCTAATGTTTACTCTGATTTTGGTGCTGCAATATATGACAGTAATTACTATGACTCAGGAACACAAGTTACAATAGATAATTGTACATTTATTAACTGTACTGCTAAAAATATGACTAGTGGACTTGGAGGAGCATGTTACTTTAGATACTCAAAAGTAAATATTACTAATTCAAATTTCACTGGCTGTAAATCAGGTAGTGGTGGTGTTCTTGGATCATCAAATGCTAATATTAACATGAAAAACTGTGAAATAAAAAATAATGGAGATTATAATTCAAGCAGTCTTATTAGTATATATAATAGTCAAATGACAATCAATAATACATTACTTGAAAAAAATATTGTAGATACAGGTAGTGTATATAGTAGACTTAGTAAACTATACATATATAATTCACAATTTAAAAACAATACTGCTAATAATAGTGCTAGTTGTATCTATCTTTGTGAATCAAGTGCTAATATAAATAATACCTACTTCACAAACAATACAGCGCTAACAGATATTGGTGGAGCTATTTATGTAAATAATAGTAATATGCTAATAAATAATTCACACTTTACTAATAACACTGCTCTTATGGGTGGAGCTATAATTATTCATAATGGTACAGGCAGTGATGAAAACTTTACCCAAACTCCATATAACTCAACTATTATCAGGACAACTTTTACAAATAACACTGCACAATATGATGGTGGAGCAATATATGATATTTACTCTAATTTAGTGATAAAAACATCTACATTCATAGATAACACTGCACGTAGTGGTGGAGCAATATATACAGATAATCTAAAACTCACAATAACAGGTACTACATTTACCAAAAATACTGCTACAAAGTATGGAGGAGCAATATATGCAAATGAAAACAATATTACATTACTTAACAACATATTTACAGATAATAATGCACAATATGGATTAGATGTATATAGCATATATGCAACAGCATATAACTTTAATAGTAAATGGTCTGATGACTATGAAACATCAGTAATAACTAATATAATTCGTGAAGCAGAAATCCCTGAAATTATAATAAAAACTATTAATAAAACAGATACATCAAACATACCATCAAAATATGATTCTAGTGATTATGGATATGTTACACCAATTAGAGATCAAGGAAATGATGGTAATTGTTGGGCATTTGCAGCTCTTGCAACAATAGAATCAAATATACTAAAAGCAATAAATGAAAGTTATGATTTCTCAGAAAACCATGTGAAAAATATTATGGCTATATTTTCACAATCTGGATGGTGTCTTGCACCAAATGATGGTGGATTAAGTGAAATGGTAGCAGCATACTTTGTAAATTGGTTAGGACCAGTAAATGAAACAGCAGATGCTTATAAAAGTAATGGAATTTCACCAATACTCACAAGTTTATTACATGTAACCAATATATATGGAATACCATCAAGAAATAATGCTACAGATAATAATCTAGTAAAAGCTGCAATTATGAAATATGGAGCAGTATATACTGGAATTTATGTTACATCAAGTAATGCAAATTTATATTATTATGGAACACCCTACACAAATCATGCAGTAAGTATAGTGGGATGGGATGATAATTATAGTAAAAGTAATTTCGCAACACAACCTGCAGGTGATGGAGCATTTATAATAAAAAATAGTTGGGGAACAGATAGTGGATATGATGGATACTACTATGTATCATACTATGATACATCTATACTCAACAAAGCACATGGATTAAAAGGTGTAGGATCATTTACATTCATGGTAAATGATACTGATGTTTATGATAAAATATACCAGTATGACATGAGTGGAATGACAGACTGGATGACAATAAATAGTAGTTCAACAATAATTTCCAATGAATTTACAATAAATGATAATAATATAATAAAAGCATTTGGAACCTATGTTCCAAGTCTACAATACACATATACTGCAAAAGTATATGTTAATGGTGATATTAGAAGTGTTAAAACTGGTCAATTTACACATCTAGGTTATGAAACAGTGAAACTAGACACTCCTGTAACTACAGTTGATGGTGATGAAGTAGTAATTGAATTAGAATTAATTTCAAATAATAATACTGTATATGTACCAATAGCTGAAAGAAATTATACTAGAATAATAGTTGATAATCATAAATCATTAATTGATGGTGATTATTATACAGATAAAGTAGTGTGTCTAAAAATATACTCTATAACTCAGAATAGGACAAGCAGTATAAAAACAAGTATTATTCAAGAATCATTAGATAAGACCCAAATAAGGATACAAATACTAGATAATACAGGAAATAATATAACTAGTGGAACAATTATTATAAAAGATGAAAATAAAAAAATAATTAATACAATAAACATTACCCAAGAAGAAACAATAATAAATCTCACAGGACTAGAAGCTGGAGAACAAAAAATAATTATTGAATACAATGATAACACATATGAAAATTCAAACACTACAATTACATTAACATTACCTCAAATAAATACAGTACTTCAATTAAATAATATAGAAGATAGTATTCTTGGATCAGAAATAGAAATTAGTGGATTATTAAAAGATACTGATGAAAATAACATAGAATATGCCCAGATAAATATTTTAATTGAGGGCAATATCATCACTACACTTACTGATGAAAATGGTAACTTTAAAATTACATATACCCCACAAACAAGTGGAATAAAATTAATAAAAGTAGACTATGATGGAACTAAAACATACACATCATCTACTACTAGTCAAAAAACAAGTATAAACAAGATAGAAACCAAGATAAGTATGGATACAATTACTGCAAAAATAAATGATGTAATTAACATAACTGCAAAAATAACTACCATAGATAATAATCAAATAAATGGTGGAAAAGTAATATTTAAAATAAATGGAAAAACTCTCAGAGACACAATGGGACATGTAATTTATATTAATGTAGAAAATGGAGTAGCAACATTAACTAATTACACCGCAATCAAAGATTGGTCAAATTATAATCAAATAACCGCGGTATATCATGGAACTACAAACTACAAAACAGCACAGACAAGTTCACTACTAAATATAACTAAAAGAATTGCAACAGTAAATGTTGATGATATAACAGTTAGTAACAGCAAAGAGATATTATTTAATATAAAAATAACGGATAATAATCAAGAAATAAATGAAGGTAAACTAGTAATTAAATTAGATGGTAAAACATTAAGAGATAATGATGGAAACATCATGTACATTACTGTAAAAAATAGTATAACTAATGTTAGCTATACATTACCTGATAAGATACGTAATGGAACATATATTATAACTGTTGTATATACAAATGCATTATATGACCGTTGTAGTTCAAATGCTACATTAATAATTATTTAA
- a CDS encoding stage II sporulation protein M gives MLTKEYWISYFQRNKNLFIVSTSILLLTIFFGYMTGYYEGIVSEKTTLTGINIVLSEIPYDFLDIFLTNICVDLSVIIYGFFTTIPSLETTFINGFIIGYCFAMFTLPDFLVSIMPHGIFEIPSSAIALTGAFIALKWELHIIKELLSRKKGLKEIFKLSRFMLNDVVLSAILCFILLLIAGLIESIITPILINLIV, from the coding sequence ATGTTAACAAAAGAATATTGGATATCATACTTTCAAAGAAACAAGAACTTATTTATAGTATCAACAAGTATATTACTTTTAACTATATTTTTTGGATACATGACAGGTTATTATGAAGGTATTGTATCTGAAAAAACAACATTAACGGGAATTAACATAGTCTTATCAGAGATTCCATATGATTTTCTAGATATTTTTCTAACTAATATATGTGTAGATTTATCAGTCATAATTTATGGATTTTTCACAACAATTCCCTCTCTTGAAACTACTTTCATTAATGGTTTTATTATAGGATATTGTTTTGCTATGTTTACACTACCTGATTTTTTAGTAAGTATCATGCCACATGGAATATTTGAAATACCATCAAGTGCTATTGCACTTACTGGTGCATTCATAGCATTAAAATGGGAATTACATATTATAAAAGAATTATTATCTAGAAAAAAGGGATTAAAAGAAATATTTAAATTATCCCGGTTTATGTTAAATGATGTTGTTTTATCAGCAATTTTATGTTTTATATTATTGCTAATTGCAGGACTGATTGAATCAATTATTACACCAATACTAATTAATTTAATAGTCTAA
- a CDS encoding zinc ribbon domain-containing protein, producing MQRCQYCGQLNDDYEENCAYCGEPFYITVNHDEEEDVEQDINRLYAMKIAQELLDDEKKRQEKLKRQKEVNFDDFSKELLGETTFDEGVEDENQFIDDEIYDNDDTGYDTYNPYMQTPNVMKESHIIDETSNNDIYTDNSFPEETIEEIEIDHTEDEEELPEFIEELNEADDERSNEELQILTSTLRKKLKRNKKLENKLGLNLKNIELNLIEITGPIEITGTVSLNQNLRNKALQLSIISFDSKKNEINRESITIPEITKNTLYDFNILCNPEISDVSLIIILPEIIKDYSTKTTQEYKPKTDDTPTEQSQENSIFIEQMREIEHKIGMNISNTSILIKSSDSLEVVGEIYIENPEKCRNIKIAATCYDYDNHIISTETMLINTKMYLGFDTLSVKINNIDITTIERIRLYPTFQ from the coding sequence ATGCAAAGATGTCAGTATTGCGGTCAATTAAATGATGATTATGAAGAAAATTGTGCATATTGTGGTGAACCATTTTATATCACAGTAAATCATGATGAAGAAGAAGACGTGGAACAAGATATTAATAGACTATATGCAATGAAAATTGCACAAGAACTACTTGATGATGAGAAAAAAAGACAAGAAAAACTTAAACGTCAAAAAGAAGTAAATTTTGATGATTTTTCTAAAGAATTACTTGGAGAAACTACATTTGATGAAGGAGTTGAAGATGAAAATCAATTTATAGATGATGAAATCTATGATAACGATGATACTGGATATGATACGTATAATCCATATATGCAAACGCCTAATGTTATGAAAGAATCTCATATAATTGATGAAACTTCAAATAACGATATATATACTGACAATTCATTTCCTGAAGAAACTATTGAAGAAATAGAAATTGATCATACAGAAGATGAAGAAGAATTACCTGAATTTATTGAAGAATTAAATGAAGCAGATGATGAAAGATCTAATGAAGAACTCCAAATACTTACATCAACACTTCGAAAAAAACTTAAGAGAAATAAAAAACTTGAAAATAAACTTGGACTTAATCTTAAAAACATTGAATTAAATCTTATTGAAATAACAGGTCCTATTGAAATAACAGGTACAGTTTCACTTAATCAAAATCTAAGAAATAAAGCATTGCAACTTTCAATTATATCATTTGATAGTAAAAAGAATGAAATAAATAGAGAATCCATTACTATCCCAGAAATTACTAAAAATACACTGTATGATTTTAACATATTATGTAATCCTGAAATTTCAGATGTAAGTCTAATTATAATTTTACCAGAAATTATTAAAGATTATTCTACTAAAACTACTCAGGAATATAAACCAAAAACAGATGACACACCTACAGAACAATCACAAGAAAATTCCATATTTATAGAACAAATGCGTGAAATAGAACATAAAATTGGAATGAATATTAGTAATACATCAATTCTTATTAAATCATCAGATAGCTTGGAGGTTGTTGGTGAAATATATATTGAGAATCCTGAGAAATGTAGAAACATAAAAATTGCTGCTACATGTTATGATTATGATAATCATATTATATCTACTGAAACCATGCTTATTAATACTAAAATGTATCTAGGATTTGACACGTTAAGTGTAAAAATCAATAATATTGATATCACTACTATTGAAAGAATAAGATTATATCCTACATTTCAATAA
- a CDS encoding C1 family peptidase: MNKKILFILIIITMFVTFNVISASDNNTIIPNNQNNITESNYTIHNTLNTKTVKNSADNQTYYINNSRTSNGNGSKLNPWNNLTQTVIDNMSDGSTVYLTSGIYKINNLHLRNSLNIIGENTSTTIIDCSSVNNNNNEVISITNTINIMNLSFKNSKTNIISNYGNLTVNNSYFYNNTCSSDTSACIENNGNLTIMNTEFYNVSSSKGSAISDLNSRTSKINIINSTFNQCLSLSGLGGACYFTKSNLIIQNSSFNNCSASYGGSIYSYDSNVSINSSIFKNNYALMGGAILVLNGSGDGTNFIEERSTININNSSFMNNNALYEGGALFDIYSNLTVINSNFTNNYGRNGGAIYSDYVVLSINESQFKDNNASSTGGAIYANINNISMKNNVFSRNLATYAQDLYSIYNITYDFSSNTWSSKSNSVIVDVITIEDSPTITINNINSINNLPSRYDLRDYGYVTSVKNQGSEGNCWAFATIATLESCILKATNNNYDLSEMNLKNIMALFSQSGWCISPNRGGYDNMPIAYLVGWLGPVLEIEDNNTESLISPVLRSLVHVNNVYGIPSRKNYTDNDIVKEAIMKYGAVFTDIIMSTSGNTSYYTGDGQTSHAVSIVGWDDNYSKSNFRTTPPGDGAFIVKNSWGNYSGDNGYYYVSYYDTSILNTCDDIIGVGGFTFILNDTEVYDKLYQYDFAGITTWYGNTTNISYSNEFTMSGNDIVSAFGTYVYDINNPYTLKVYINNKLNYTQNGYFTHLGYETVKINQNIHTKIGDNVKIELNITSKNKNIQVPISTNDYARLMIPTEKSYINNEQYSDAICCLKLYTKTTSTPTTINITLNNQTTTNTQLTIIIKANNTQLNNGIITITENQKIINIINMTSSQTIITYTNMTKGIHNITITYNTNNTNYKTSTKTIILNITENTTNLPENTIITLNKINNTQPNTTINITGKLISQTNKTIPNAKIIITINNQNTINTTTNTQGIFTSNIKTPNTIGTCNITATYNGNITYKKSTYETKFNIEKIGTTINLTNTTKHVGENVTIIASILDTNKKAVNGTVTLALDGKTLSTANTFDSKLTPRTFTVRNGVVNISVNALKFNKTGNKITITYTPLSNDNIHASSQINTTYNRTLYKTIYANSKGTGDGLTIETPTNLTNALIYIDNGGTINLIGTTNNKDTYNLNNQVIISKNTLTNTVTKFTIKGYQNHIITISGQNKTGILAIAKEYTVSIINTTFTRANTRNGGAIFNNGTLTLNNDTFTNNNAYQGSCIYNKGTVTITKTTLKNNNASYGGAILNEGNITMTSNTVINNSAVNSGGVINSKGTVILKSNKFTNNTAAFGGVIYSSGKANITNTNYFIANHVTKNGGTIYNFGVMNLQNNNFTANTANQWSGAVHNARNITVTSNKFALNTAGQLGGAMFNNANGTITSNTFESNRGKYGGAIYNGGVVLIQKNTIRYNNASQTGGAVANKGIVTLKSNKMTGNKAVYGGAIFSNNTVAVDSDIITYCVASKSGGAIYNIGNFTVKNSNFTGNKANMGGTIFNAKNMNLTNNNIISGNASLGGGLYNDGTTCNVVGNTFTKNHANYGGAAFTKKAITESKNTYTNNTAIKGPNVYPN, translated from the coding sequence TTGAATAAGAAAATATTATTTATATTAATTATAATTACTATGTTTGTCACATTTAATGTTATTTCAGCAAGTGATAATAATACAATTATACCTAATAATCAAAATAATATAACTGAAAGTAATTATACAATACATAATACTTTAAATACGAAAACAGTGAAAAATTCAGCAGATAATCAAACATATTATATTAATAATTCAAGAACATCAAATGGTAATGGAAGTAAGTTGAATCCTTGGAATAATCTTACACAAACTGTTATTGATAATATGAGTGATGGAAGTACAGTTTATTTAACTAGTGGTATTTATAAAATAAATAATTTACATTTAAGAAATTCATTAAATATTATTGGTGAAAATACTAGTACAACAATTATTGATTGTAGTTCAGTGAATAATAATAATAATGAAGTTATTAGTATAACAAATACTATAAATATTATGAATCTTAGTTTTAAAAATAGTAAAACTAATATAATATCTAATTATGGAAATCTCACTGTTAACAATTCATATTTTTACAATAATACATGTTCATCAGATACTAGTGCTTGTATTGAAAATAATGGTAATTTAACCATAATGAATACAGAATTTTATAATGTTTCATCATCAAAAGGATCAGCTATTTCAGATTTAAATTCACGTACATCAAAAATTAATATTATTAACAGTACATTTAATCAATGTTTATCGCTCTCTGGTTTAGGTGGAGCTTGTTATTTTACAAAAAGTAATTTAATTATCCAAAATTCCAGTTTTAACAATTGTAGTGCTAGTTATGGAGGTTCTATTTATTCTTATGATTCTAATGTATCAATAAATAGTTCAATATTTAAAAATAATTATGCACTTATGGGTGGAGCTATTCTTGTTTTAAATGGTAGTGGTGATGGTACAAATTTCATTGAAGAACGTTCAACCATAAATATCAATAACTCAAGTTTCATGAATAACAATGCATTATATGAAGGTGGTGCTCTATTTGATATATATTCTAATCTAACTGTGATTAATAGTAATTTTACAAATAACTATGGACGTAATGGTGGTGCTATCTACTCAGATTATGTTGTACTTAGTATTAATGAATCACAGTTTAAAGATAATAATGCTAGTAGTACTGGTGGAGCGATATATGCTAATATAAATAATATTTCTATGAAAAATAATGTTTTTAGTAGAAATCTTGCAACATATGCTCAGGATTTATATTCCATATATAATATAACATATGATTTTAGTTCAAATACTTGGTCAAGTAAAAGTAATTCAGTTATTGTTGATGTTATAACTATAGAAGACAGTCCAACTATCACTATTAATAATATTAATTCTATTAATAATCTACCCTCTAGATATGATTTAAGGGATTATGGATATGTAACTTCTGTTAAAAATCAAGGAAGTGAAGGTAATTGTTGGGCATTTGCCACAATAGCTACTCTTGAATCTTGTATTCTTAAAGCTACTAATAATAATTATGATTTATCAGAAATGAATTTGAAAAATATAATGGCCCTATTTTCACAGTCTGGTTGGTGCATTTCACCAAATAGGGGTGGATATGATAATATGCCTATAGCTTATCTTGTAGGATGGCTGGGACCAGTACTTGAAATTGAAGATAATAATACAGAGAGTCTTATTTCACCAGTGCTTAGAAGTCTTGTTCATGTAAATAATGTTTATGGAATTCCTTCAAGAAAGAATTATACTGATAATGACATTGTTAAGGAAGCTATTATGAAGTATGGTGCTGTATTTACAGATATTATTATGAGTACTTCAGGTAATACTTCATATTATACTGGTGATGGACAAACAAGTCATGCTGTTAGTATTGTTGGATGGGATGATAATTATAGTAAATCCAATTTTAGAACTACTCCTCCTGGTGATGGTGCTTTTATTGTGAAAAATAGTTGGGGTAATTATTCCGGAGATAATGGTTATTATTATGTTTCATACTATGATACTTCAATTCTTAATACTTGTGATGATATAATTGGTGTTGGTGGATTTACATTTATATTGAATGATACAGAAGTTTATGATAAATTATATCAATATGATTTTGCAGGAATAACCACATGGTATGGTAATACTACTAACATATCTTACTCTAATGAGTTTACTATGAGTGGAAATGATATTGTATCTGCATTTGGAACATACGTATATGATATTAACAATCCATATACACTCAAAGTCTACATAAATAATAAATTAAATTATACACAAAATGGATATTTCACACACCTAGGTTATGAAACTGTAAAAATAAATCAGAACATACATACTAAAATAGGAGATAATGTAAAAATAGAATTAAATATTACATCAAAAAATAAAAATATACAAGTACCCATCTCAACAAATGACTATGCAAGATTAATGATACCAACAGAAAAATCATACATAAATAATGAACAATATAGTGATGCAATATGTTGTCTAAAATTATACACTAAAACAACAAGTACTCCTACAACAATAAACATAACCCTAAACAATCAAACAACAACAAACACCCAACTAACCATAATAATCAAAGCAAATAATACACAACTAAACAATGGAATAATAACAATAACAGAAAACCAAAAAATAATAAATATTATAAACATGACAAGTAGTCAAACAATCATAACATACACAAATATGACAAAAGGAATACATAACATAACAATAACATATAATACAAACAATACAAACTACAAAACATCCACTAAAACAATCATATTAAATATAACAGAAAATACAACAAACCTCCCTGAAAACACAATAATCACACTAAACAAAATAAATAACACACAACCAAACACAACAATAAATATAACAGGAAAACTCATTAGTCAAACAAATAAAACAATACCTAATGCAAAGATCATAATCACAATCAATAACCAAAATACTATAAATACTACTACCAACACACAAGGAATATTCACATCAAACATAAAAACACCAAACACCATAGGCACATGCAACATAACAGCAACATATAATGGAAACATAACATATAAAAAATCCACATATGAAACAAAATTTAACATTGAAAAAATAGGTACAACAATAAACTTAACTAACACAACCAAACATGTTGGTGAAAATGTTACTATTATTGCATCCATTCTTGATACAAATAAAAAAGCAGTTAACGGAACAGTAACCCTAGCACTTGATGGTAAAACACTAAGTACAGCTAACACATTTGACAGTAAATTAACTCCTAGAACATTCACAGTAAGAAATGGTGTAGTAAATATATCTGTAAATGCTCTAAAATTCAATAAAACAGGAAATAAAATCACAATCACATACACACCACTAAGTAATGATAATATTCATGCATCATCACAAATTAATACAACATATAATAGAACATTATACAAAACAATATATGCAAACAGTAAAGGAACCGGCGATGGTTTAACAATTGAAACACCAACAAACCTTACAAATGCACTAATATACATAGATAATGGTGGAACAATAAATCTTATAGGTACAACTAATAACAAAGACACATACAACTTAAATAATCAAGTAATAATAAGTAAAAACACTCTAACAAACACTGTAACTAAATTCACAATAAAAGGATACCAAAACCACATAATAACCATAAGTGGACAAAATAAGACAGGAATACTAGCAATAGCAAAAGAATACACAGTATCAATAATTAACACAACATTTACCAGAGCAAACACAAGAAATGGTGGAGCAATATTCAACAATGGAACACTAACACTAAATAATGACACATTTACAAACAACAATGCATATCAAGGATCATGTATATACAACAAAGGAACAGTAACCATCACCAAGACAACCCTTAAAAACAATAATGCAAGTTATGGTGGAGCAATCCTTAATGAAGGAAACATCACAATGACAAGTAACACAGTAATAAACAACAGTGCAGTAAACTCTGGTGGAGTAATAAACAGTAAAGGAACAGTAATCCTTAAATCAAACAAATTCACAAACAACACCGCAGCATTTGGAGGAGTAATATATAGTAGTGGAAAAGCAAACATAACAAATACAAACTACTTTATAGCAAACCATGTAACCAAAAATGGTGGAACAATCTACAACTTTGGAGTAATGAACCTACAAAATAACAACTTCACAGCAAACACTGCCAACCAGTGGAGTGGAGCAGTACATAATGCAAGAAACATTACTGTGACATCCAATAAATTTGCACTAAACACTGCTGGCCAACTAGGAGGAGCAATGTTTAATAATGCAAATGGAACAATTACAAGTAACACATTTGAGTCTAATCGTGGAAAATATGGTGGAGCAATATATAATGGAGGAGTAGTACTTATCCAGAAAAATACTATTCGTTACAATAATGCTTCACAAACAGGAGGAGCAGTAGCAAACAAAGGAATAGTAACACTCAAATCCAACAAAATGACAGGAAATAAAGCAGTGTATGGAGGAGCAATATTCTCTAATAATACAGTAGCAGTAGACAGTGATATTATAACTTATTGTGTTGCAAGTAAGAGTGGAGGAGCAATCTATAATATAGGAAACTTCACAGTGAAAAATAGTAACTTCACAGGAAATAAAGCAAATATGGGTGGAACAATATTCAATGCAAAGAACATGAACCTCACAAATAACAATATAATAAGTGGTAATGCATCCCTTGGTGGAGGACTCTACAATGATGGAACAACATGTAATGTAGTTGGAAACACGTTCACTAAAAACCATGCAAACTATGGAGGAGCAGCATTCACTAAAAAAGCAATAACAGAATCTAAAAACACATATACAAACAATACTGCAATAAAAGGACCAAATGTATATCCAAACTAA